A portion of the Pleuronectes platessa chromosome 15, fPlePla1.1, whole genome shotgun sequence genome contains these proteins:
- the ggnbp2 gene encoding gametogenetin-binding protein 2 isoform X1, with translation MARLVAVCREGEEDYPFLARQIPLYIDDTLTMVMEFSDCIVDVDSHEINVSQWKQFSEYHSKLKQQDLNIAMMVTSREVYSALSQLVPCVGCRRSVERLFSHLVESGNPALEPLTVKPTGMLSVTKACLADVKKLHTLFYVHGSKLNDMIDAIPKSKKNKRCQLHSLDTHKPKPLGGSWMDIWELMSQECRDEVVLIDSACLLETLETYLRKHRFCTDCKNKVLRAYNILVGELDCTKEKGYCAALYEGLCCCPHERHIHVCCETDFIAHLLGRAEPEFAGGYERRERHAKTIDIAQEEVLTCLGIHLYERLHRIWQKLRAEEQTWQLLFHLGIDALRRSFEMAVEKMQGISRLEQFVEELSEEERAKELKQEKKRQKKKNRRKNKCGEQELEDKDQNLDEVSIEAVKDSCKVCGSHDEEEVTTRCEEGSAASGSTSCSCSDATKQDLSTHSNASDCGYSSSMEGSDIGSREGSDVACSEGMCNHHEAAEEPTVHHCAEDKEEDGIDSCLDCWQHSEGNAQCKSKKKKRKGKGLCNDQGLKCEGCVSAGNTTGHSPPSSHTCRTKEILSSLCGSTCSSIALRLPWAVHQKSLSPHTSLVELLNESEVSSDEENCLTQDEIKAFLERNQSFYNNRHQYRQLLKEKFTNYCLVTERSKPVCGKWFATTTSVT, from the exons ATGGCTCGTCTGGTGGCAGTGTGCAGGGAAGGGGAAGAGGACTACCCGTTCCTCGCCAGACAAATCCCCCTGTATATCGATGATACTCTCACG ATGGTGATGGAATTTTCTGATTGTATCGTGGATGTTGACAGCCACGAAATAAACGTTTCTCAATGGAAACAATTTTCTGAG TATCACTCCAAGCTGAAGCAACAGGACTTGAATATCGCCATGATGGTGACCTCCAGAGAGGTCTACAGTGCATTATCTCAGCTGGTGCCATGCGTGGGGTGCAGACGAAGTGTGGAGCGCCTCTTCTCACATCTGGTGGAATCAGGGAACCCGGCTCTGGAGCCTCTCACAGTGAAACCCACAGGCATGCTCTCTGTCACCAAGGCCTGTTTAGCAGATGTGAAGAAGCTTCACACCCTCTTCTATGTTCACGG GTCAAAGTTAAATGACATGATTGATGCCATTCCTAAAAGTAAAAAGAACAAGAGGTGCCAGTTACACTccttagacacacacaagcctAAGCCCTTGGG GGGGAGCTGGATGGATATATGGGAGCTTATGTCTCAGGAGTGCAGGGATGAGGTGGTCCTCATTGATAGTGCCTGTCTCCTAGAGACGCTGGAGACATACTTGCGTAAACACAG GTTCTGCACTGACTGTAAGAATAAAGTGCTGAGAGCGTACAACATCCTGGTGGGGGAGTTGGACTGCACTAAAGAGAAGGGCTACTGTGCTGCCTTGTATGAAGGACTATGCTGTTGTCCTCATGAGCGCCACATCCATGTGTGCTGCGAAACAGACTTCATCGCTCACCTGCTTGGCCGGGCAGAGCCCGAGTTTGCAGGCGGTTATGA acgCAGAGAGAGACATGCCAAGACCATTGATATTGCACAAGAGGAGGTCTTGACTTGTCTGGGCATACATCTCTATGAGCGTCTGCACAGGATCTGGCAGAAACTAAGAGCTGAGGAGCAGACATGGCAGTTATTGTTCCATTTGGGAATTGATGCACTACGCAGAAGTTTTGAG ATGGCCGTGGAGAAGATGCAGGGGATCAGTCGGCTCGAGCAGTTCGTCGAGGAGCTGTCTGAAGAGGAGAGAGCCAAAGAGCTGAAGCAGGAGAAAAagaggcaaaagaaaaaaaatcgcCGCAAAAACAAGTGTGGTGAACAGGAGTTAGAGGACAAGGACCAAAATCTGGATGAG GTTTCTATTGAGGCTGTGAAAGACAGTTGCAAGGTCTGTGGTAGCCAtgacgaggaggaggtgacGACCAGGTGTGAGGAGGGCAGCGCTGCCAGCGGAAGCACTTCCTGTAGCTGCTCAGACGCAACCAAACAAG ATTTGTCCACCCACAGCAATGCCAGTGACTGCGGCTACTCTTCAAGCATGGAGGGCAGTGACATAGGATCACGAGAAGGCTCCGACGTAGCCTGTTCCGAGGGGATGTGCAACCATCACGAAGCAG CAGAAGAGCCGACTGTCCATCACTGTGCTGAAgacaaggaggaggatgggATAGACAGTTGTCTGGACTGCTGGCAGCACTCTGAGGGAAACGCTCAAtgcaagagtaaaaaaaagaaaaggaagggaAAGGGTTTATGCAATGATCAG GGACTAAAATGTGAAGGCTGTGTGTCAGCTGGGAACACAACAGGCCACAGtccaccatcatctcacactTGCCGAACCAAAGAAATCCTCTCCTCCTTATGTGGCAGTACATGTTCCAGCATTGCACTACGGTTACCATGGGCAGTACATCAAAAGAGCCTCAGCCCTCACACAAGTCTTGTGGAACTTCTG AATGAGTCAGAGGTGAGTTCCGATGAAGAGAACTGTCTGACACAGGACGAGATCAAGGCATTTCTAGAAAGAAACCAATCCTTCTACAACAACCGCCACCAGTACCGTCAGCTTCTGAAAGAGAAATTCACCAACTACTGCCTCGTCACTGAGCGGAGTAAGCCAGTGTGTGGAAAGTGGTTtgccaccaccaccagtgtcaCCTAA
- the dhrs11a gene encoding dehydrogenase/reductase SDR family member 11a, whose product MERWKGRVALVTGASVGIGAATARALVQQGMRVVGCARNVDKIEKLAAECQSAGYSGTLIPYKCDLSNEDEILSMFSAIKTLHKGVDVCINNAGLAHSEPLLSGKTEGWRNMIDVNVLALSICTREAYKSMKERNVDDGHIININSMSGHRVVPSAEVHFYSATKYAVTALTEGIRQELREANTHIRATCISPGIVETEFAFRHHDSDPEKAAAVYESIKCLKAEDIASAVTFVLSAPPHVQIGDMQMRPVEQVS is encoded by the exons ATGGAGCGCTGGAAAGGCAGAGTGGCCCTGGTGACCGGAGCCTCGGTGGGAATTGGAGCGGCCACAGCCCGGGCACTGGTCCAGCAAGGCATGCGGGTCGTCGGCTGTGCCAGGAACGTCGACAAAATAGAG aaGCTGGCAGCAGAATGTCAGAGTGCAGGCTACAGTGGCACACTGATCCCCTACAAGTGTGACCTGTCCAACGAGGACGAGATCCTGTCCATGTTTTCAGCAATAAAGACGCTGCACAAAGGCGTGGACGTGTGCATCAACAACGCTGGACTGGCCCACAGCGAGCCACTGCTCAGCGGAAAGACAGAGGGCTGGAGGAACATGATCGAT GTGAATGTCTTAGCCTTGTCTATCTGCACCAGGGAGGCATACAAATCAATGAAGGAAAGGAATGTGGACGATGGCCACATCATTAATATTAACAG TATGAGTGGACACCGAGTGGTGCCAAGTGCTGAGGTGCATTTCTACAGTGCCACTAAATATGCTGTGACTGCTCTGACTGAGGGGATACGACAAGAGCTCAGAGAAGCAAATACACACATCAGAGCCACA TGTATATCTCCTGGAATAGTGGAGACTGAGTTTGCCTTCCGGCACCATGACAGTGATCCAGAGAAAGCAGCTGCGGTGTACGAGAGTATCAAA TGTTTGAAAGCAGAAGACATAGCCAGTGCGGTCACATTTGTCCTCAGTGCCCCTCCTCACGTCCAG ATTGGAGACATGCAGATGAGGCCGGTCGAACAGGTGTCGTAA
- the ggnbp2 gene encoding gametogenetin-binding protein 2 isoform X2: MARLVAVCREGEEDYPFLARQIPLYIDDTLTMVMEFSDCIVDVDSHEINVSQWKQFSEYHSKLKQQDLNIAMMVTSREVYSALSQLVPCVGCRRSVERLFSHLVESGNPALEPLTVKPTGMLSVTKACLADVKKLHTLFYVHGSKLNDMIDAIPKSKKNKRCQLHSLDTHKPKPLGGSWMDIWELMSQECRDEVVLIDSACLLETLETYLRKHRFCTDCKNKVLRAYNILVGELDCTKEKGYCAALYEGLCCCPHERHIHVCCETDFIAHLLGRAEPEFAGGYERRERHAKTIDIAQEEVLTCLGIHLYERLHRIWQKLRAEEQTWQLLFHLGIDALRRSFEMAVEKMQGISRLEQFVEELSEEERAKELKQEKKRQKKKNRRKNKCGEQELEDKDQNLDEVSIEAVKDSCKVCGSHDEEEVTTRCEEGSAASGSTSCSCSDATKQDLSTHSNASDCGYSSSMEGSDIGSREGSDVACSEGMCNHHEAEEPTVHHCAEDKEEDGIDSCLDCWQHSEGNAQCKSKKKKRKGKGLCNDQGLKCEGCVSAGNTTGHSPPSSHTCRTKEILSSLCGSTCSSIALRLPWAVHQKSLSPHTSLVELLNESEVSSDEENCLTQDEIKAFLERNQSFYNNRHQYRQLLKEKFTNYCLVTERSKPVCGKWFATTTSVT; the protein is encoded by the exons ATGGCTCGTCTGGTGGCAGTGTGCAGGGAAGGGGAAGAGGACTACCCGTTCCTCGCCAGACAAATCCCCCTGTATATCGATGATACTCTCACG ATGGTGATGGAATTTTCTGATTGTATCGTGGATGTTGACAGCCACGAAATAAACGTTTCTCAATGGAAACAATTTTCTGAG TATCACTCCAAGCTGAAGCAACAGGACTTGAATATCGCCATGATGGTGACCTCCAGAGAGGTCTACAGTGCATTATCTCAGCTGGTGCCATGCGTGGGGTGCAGACGAAGTGTGGAGCGCCTCTTCTCACATCTGGTGGAATCAGGGAACCCGGCTCTGGAGCCTCTCACAGTGAAACCCACAGGCATGCTCTCTGTCACCAAGGCCTGTTTAGCAGATGTGAAGAAGCTTCACACCCTCTTCTATGTTCACGG GTCAAAGTTAAATGACATGATTGATGCCATTCCTAAAAGTAAAAAGAACAAGAGGTGCCAGTTACACTccttagacacacacaagcctAAGCCCTTGGG GGGGAGCTGGATGGATATATGGGAGCTTATGTCTCAGGAGTGCAGGGATGAGGTGGTCCTCATTGATAGTGCCTGTCTCCTAGAGACGCTGGAGACATACTTGCGTAAACACAG GTTCTGCACTGACTGTAAGAATAAAGTGCTGAGAGCGTACAACATCCTGGTGGGGGAGTTGGACTGCACTAAAGAGAAGGGCTACTGTGCTGCCTTGTATGAAGGACTATGCTGTTGTCCTCATGAGCGCCACATCCATGTGTGCTGCGAAACAGACTTCATCGCTCACCTGCTTGGCCGGGCAGAGCCCGAGTTTGCAGGCGGTTATGA acgCAGAGAGAGACATGCCAAGACCATTGATATTGCACAAGAGGAGGTCTTGACTTGTCTGGGCATACATCTCTATGAGCGTCTGCACAGGATCTGGCAGAAACTAAGAGCTGAGGAGCAGACATGGCAGTTATTGTTCCATTTGGGAATTGATGCACTACGCAGAAGTTTTGAG ATGGCCGTGGAGAAGATGCAGGGGATCAGTCGGCTCGAGCAGTTCGTCGAGGAGCTGTCTGAAGAGGAGAGAGCCAAAGAGCTGAAGCAGGAGAAAAagaggcaaaagaaaaaaaatcgcCGCAAAAACAAGTGTGGTGAACAGGAGTTAGAGGACAAGGACCAAAATCTGGATGAG GTTTCTATTGAGGCTGTGAAAGACAGTTGCAAGGTCTGTGGTAGCCAtgacgaggaggaggtgacGACCAGGTGTGAGGAGGGCAGCGCTGCCAGCGGAAGCACTTCCTGTAGCTGCTCAGACGCAACCAAACAAG ATTTGTCCACCCACAGCAATGCCAGTGACTGCGGCTACTCTTCAAGCATGGAGGGCAGTGACATAGGATCACGAGAAGGCTCCGACGTAGCCTGTTCCGAGGGGATGTGCAACCATCACGAAGCAG AAGAGCCGACTGTCCATCACTGTGCTGAAgacaaggaggaggatgggATAGACAGTTGTCTGGACTGCTGGCAGCACTCTGAGGGAAACGCTCAAtgcaagagtaaaaaaaagaaaaggaagggaAAGGGTTTATGCAATGATCAG GGACTAAAATGTGAAGGCTGTGTGTCAGCTGGGAACACAACAGGCCACAGtccaccatcatctcacactTGCCGAACCAAAGAAATCCTCTCCTCCTTATGTGGCAGTACATGTTCCAGCATTGCACTACGGTTACCATGGGCAGTACATCAAAAGAGCCTCAGCCCTCACACAAGTCTTGTGGAACTTCTG AATGAGTCAGAGGTGAGTTCCGATGAAGAGAACTGTCTGACACAGGACGAGATCAAGGCATTTCTAGAAAGAAACCAATCCTTCTACAACAACCGCCACCAGTACCGTCAGCTTCTGAAAGAGAAATTCACCAACTACTGCCTCGTCACTGAGCGGAGTAAGCCAGTGTGTGGAAAGTGGTTtgccaccaccaccagtgtcaCCTAA
- the si:ch211-283g2.1 gene encoding sodium- and chloride-dependent GABA transporter ine, translating to MDQHLSRPTWSRQIEFTLAGIGAAVGLGNVWRFPYLCYRSGGGAFLVPYLFMLVVLGIPLLHMELTVGQYTRRGPVHALINVCPLLKGVGVASVAISFIMCTYYNIVITWALYYLFSSFQAPLPWQSCNNTWNTPNCTNHATNSSYSSTASQEFFKIKMLEQTSGVEEAGEIRWELLLILILAWILIYLCIFKGVKSTGKVVYFTALFPYVILIALLINNVQLPGAIDGITFFIVPKWDKLLSVEVWVNAAAQIFNSIGIGFGSLMAMSSYNSFNNNILKDTLTISIINSLTSILAGFVIFSAFGYMSYLQGIPVSDLAVDGPGLVFVIYPQAFANMPVPQLWAVLFFFMLLCLGLDSEFAMVEVMVTSLMDQYYQQLIGFFKRQELFVLAVCGAASLLGIPCVMQVGIFIFQLMDHYTAIVSIMFLAFFEVVAICWCYGVKRLSDNLEEMTGKRANIFFRLCWLIVAPALIAVLLIFSIIQFKPARYEDYVFPPWAQGVGWVIAMASIIWIPLGAVHTLWVLPGSFMQKLKLSITPHSLNEKTKKSYDERGGNDAYPVMAVISSNSLVTEKSQIQTNL from the exons ATGGATCAACACCTCAGCCGACCGACATGGAGCAGGCAGATAGAGTTCACTCTGGCCGGCATTGGCGCTGCTGTGGGGCTTGGCAACGTGTGGAGGTTCCCCTATCTCTGCTACaggagtggaggag GTGCCTTTCTGGTGCCATACCTGTTCATGCTGGTGGTGTTGGGAATCCCTCTGCTCCACATGGAGCTGACTGTGGGCCAGTACACGAGGAGAGGGCCTGTCCATGCTCTGATTAATGTCTGCCCACTGCTGAAAG GCGTGGGTGTGGCATCAGTGGCAATCTCCTTCATAATGTGCACCTACTACAACATTGTCATCACCTGGGCTCTTTACTATCTCTTCAGCTCCTTCCAGGCAccgctgccatggcagagctgCAACAACACCTGGAACACACCTAACTGCACCAACCATGCCACCAACAGCAGCTACTCCTCCACAGCCAGCCAGGAGTTCTTCAA AATTAAGATGCTTGAGCAGACCAGTGgagtggaggaggcaggagagatACGCTGGGagcttctcctcatcctcattctGGCTTGGATCCTCATTTACCTTTGTATCTTCAAGGGAGTGAAATCAACAGGCAAG gTGGTGTACTTCACGGCTCTGTTCCCGTACGTCATCCTGATTGCCCTGCTCATCAATAACGTGCAGCTTCCTGGCGCAATAGATGGAATAACCTTCTTCATTGTGCCAAAATGGGACAAGCTGCTCTCAGTGGAG GTGTGGGTGAACGCTGCAGCTCAGATCTTTAACTCCATTGGGATTGGTTTCGGCTCCCTCATGGCCATGTCCAGCTACAATTCCTTCAACAACAATATTCTGAA GGACACCCTGACTATAAGTATCATCAACTCCCTCACCAGTATCCTGGCAGGCTTCGTCATTTTCTCCGCCTTTGGATACATGTCTTATCTTCAGGGCATTCCTGTCAGCGATCTGGCTGTGGACG GTCCAGGACTGGTTTTTGTCATTTACCCACAAGCCTTTGCCAACATGCCTGTGCCTCAGCTCTGGGCTGTGTTGTTCTTCTTCATGCTGCTCTGCCTCGGACTGGACAGTGAG TTTGCGATGGTTGAAGTGATGGTGACCAGTCTGATGGATCAATACTATCAGCAGCTGATAGGATTTTTTAAGAGGCAGGAGCTGTTTGTTCTCGCTGTCTGTGGTGCAGCCAGCCTTTTAGGAATTCCTTGTGTCATGCAG GtgggaatatttatttttcagctgATGGACCATTACACTGCGATCGTGTCCATCATGTTTCTTGCTTTCTTTGAGGTTGTAGCAATCTGTTGGTGCTATG GTGTGAAGCGACTTTCAGACAACTTGGAAGAGATGACAGGGAAGAGAGCAAATATCTTCTTCAGACTGTGCTGGCTGATAGTTGCTCCTGCACTGATCGCT GTCCTCCTCATTTTCTCCATCATACAATTCAAACCAGCCCGCTACGAGGACTACGTCTTCCCTCCCTGGGCTCAGGGTGTCGGGTGGGTCATTGCCATGGCTTCCATCATCTGGATTCCCCTGGGTGCAGTTCACACATTGTGGGTGCTGCCTGGCTCATTCATGCAG aaactgaagctctcGATCACACCGCACAGCCTGAATGAGAAGACAAAAAAGAGCTATGATGAGAGGGGAGGAAACGATGCATATCCAGTCATGGCTGTCATCAGCTCCAACTCTCTTGTGACTGAAAAATCTCAAATTCAGACAAACCTCTGA